One Candidatus Thermodiscus eudorianus DNA segment encodes these proteins:
- a CDS encoding glycerate kinase, translating to MHSPGGLRERLRGLVSVVVDASNLHLLTSRALRVNKPDASILIAFGKASVPMARAAVELLGDRIEGGVVVIPKWRKAEKIDGLEVIRASHPVPDEDSLRAGEAVVEWAKSSAGKGLIVLVSGGGSALVEKPQPGLTIDDIVEATRQLLYSGANIHEINTVRKHLSLVKGGWLAKHASPGPVYGFYASDVPGDRLESIASGPTVPDPTTYGDALRVVDKYGLRDKMPERVIEVLEEGLRGLRPETPKPGDAVFSNVSNRLVASNLDVLRRLASFLEGQGYNTIILTSRLDGESREAGRVLASIALEAYERGIPVETPAALILGGETTVTVRNPGGKGGRNQELALAWLASVDYWLGGDGVMGLLAMDTDGIDGNSDAAGAIVVSGDSNELRLRRLDPGEYLNSNNSYEALKAIDGLIVTGPLDSNLNSVVVVLVEKGSGDGSRGFRD from the coding sequence GTGCATAGTCCTGGAGGCTTGAGGGAGCGTTTGAGAGGACTGGTCTCCGTTGTCGTAGATGCCAGTAATCTCCACCTGTTGACTAGCCGTGCCCTAAGGGTTAACAAGCCCGATGCAAGCATCCTCATCGCCTTCGGAAAGGCTAGCGTGCCTATGGCCCGCGCCGCGGTCGAGCTACTGGGCGATAGGATTGAGGGGGGAGTTGTAGTTATACCCAAGTGGAGGAAAGCAGAGAAGATCGACGGGCTTGAGGTGATCCGGGCTAGCCACCCCGTACCCGACGAGGACAGCCTGAGGGCTGGCGAGGCTGTCGTAGAGTGGGCTAAGTCCTCGGCTGGCAAGGGGCTTATCGTCCTCGTATCAGGCGGTGGCAGTGCCCTGGTGGAGAAGCCGCAGCCAGGGTTAACGATAGATGATATCGTGGAGGCGACAAGGCAGCTCCTATACTCTGGGGCGAATATACACGAGATAAACACTGTCAGGAAGCATTTGAGCTTAGTTAAGGGTGGATGGCTCGCTAAACACGCTTCCCCAGGTCCCGTCTATGGCTTCTATGCGAGCGACGTACCTGGGGACAGGCTCGAATCAATTGCGTCTGGGCCCACGGTACCTGACCCCACGACTTATGGTGATGCACTTAGGGTAGTGGACAAGTACGGTCTGCGGGACAAGATGCCGGAGCGTGTAATTGAAGTCTTGGAGGAGGGTTTGAGGGGTCTCCGACCAGAGACCCCTAAGCCGGGCGACGCTGTGTTTAGTAACGTCTCTAACAGGCTTGTCGCATCTAATCTAGATGTGTTGAGGAGGCTGGCATCATTCCTGGAAGGACAGGGATACAATACCATTATACTCACGAGCCGGCTTGACGGCGAGAGCAGGGAGGCTGGCAGGGTCCTAGCCTCAATAGCGTTAGAGGCGTACGAGAGGGGCATACCCGTGGAGACGCCGGCGGCGTTAATCCTTGGAGGGGAGACTACCGTGACCGTGAGGAACCCCGGGGGCAAGGGAGGTAGGAACCAGGAGCTGGCTCTAGCCTGGCTGGCCTCCGTGGACTACTGGCTCGGTGGCGACGGAGTTATGGGTTTACTGGCCATGGATACGGACGGGATAGACGGTAATAGTGATGCGGCTGGCGCGATCGTCGTTTCTGGAGACTCTAATGAGTTGAGGCTTAGGAGGCTGGATCCCGGCGAGTATCTAAACTCGAATAACTCCTATGAAGCCCTGAAGGCTATAGACGGGTTGATTGTCACGGGCCCCCTTGACTCCAACCTTAACAGTGTGGTTGTCGTGCTAGTCGAGAAGGGCTCCGGAGACGGATCGCGAGGGTTTAGGGATTGA
- a CDS encoding ribosome biogenesis/translation initiation ATPase RLI, with protein MTGKIRLAVIDYDTCKPRKCSYECINVCPVNKSGKGIAIQADKEKKGKPVIFEDVCIGCGLCVKACPFDAIYIVNLPSELEEEAIHRYSVNGFKLYKLPIPKEGKVVGLIGKNGTGKTTAVRILGGELKPNLGVPGSDPDWDEIVRRFRGSELQTYMQRLANGELRVAHKIQYVDLVPRYLKGSIGELLERADERGIARDLAAEVGLDRIWDRDVRKVSGGELQKMLIVATLSKDADVYIFDEPSSYLDVKERMRLASLITREVKPNRYYLVIEHDLAVLDYVTEVTHILYGEPGAYGIVSSPYGTRVGINNFLEGYLPAENIRLRKEAIRFRKLAEATAEEVTGGGRKWKYLEWLDLKVKRGDFILEAEAGEIWSGEVIGIVGPNGIGKTTFIMTLAGKIEPVEGVVVLGGDYQVSYKPQYVSPELFPEDATVGELLREANPEAAVPGSWLYMELVQKLRLNKLWDREARKLSGGEMQKLAVALSLAKEADIYLLDEPSAYLDVEERLAVARAIRRVTETRGAAAFVVEHDILIIDFISDKLIPVLGEPGYRGHVYKPMNLHKGMNLFLKDLGVTFRRDPTSGRPRANKPGSFLDRMQKSKGEYYYGGA; from the coding sequence ATGACCGGTAAGATAAGGCTAGCGGTAATAGACTATGACACGTGCAAGCCCAGGAAGTGTAGCTATGAGTGCATCAACGTGTGCCCGGTCAATAAGAGCGGGAAGGGGATAGCGATACAGGCTGACAAGGAGAAGAAAGGCAAGCCCGTGATATTCGAAGATGTCTGCATAGGATGCGGCCTGTGCGTCAAGGCCTGCCCCTTCGACGCGATATACATCGTGAACCTGCCGAGCGAGCTCGAAGAAGAAGCCATACACCGGTATAGCGTGAACGGGTTCAAACTCTACAAGCTCCCCATACCCAAGGAAGGCAAAGTAGTTGGACTGATCGGGAAGAATGGGACTGGTAAGACGACGGCGGTTAGGATACTGGGCGGTGAGTTGAAGCCGAACCTGGGCGTCCCGGGCTCGGACCCCGACTGGGACGAGATCGTGAGGAGGTTCCGTGGGAGCGAGCTGCAGACGTACATGCAGAGGCTAGCCAATGGCGAGCTAAGGGTCGCCCACAAGATACAGTACGTCGACCTGGTGCCCCGGTACTTGAAGGGCTCCATAGGCGAGCTGCTTGAGAGGGCCGATGAGAGGGGGATCGCGAGGGATCTCGCGGCCGAGGTGGGTCTTGACAGGATATGGGATAGGGATGTTAGGAAGGTGAGCGGCGGCGAGCTCCAGAAGATGCTCATAGTAGCCACCCTGTCTAAGGACGCGGACGTCTACATATTCGACGAGCCCAGTAGCTATCTCGACGTGAAGGAGAGGATGAGGCTGGCCAGCCTGATCACGAGGGAGGTGAAGCCCAACAGGTATTACCTGGTTATCGAGCACGACCTGGCAGTACTCGACTATGTGACAGAGGTCACCCACATACTCTACGGAGAGCCCGGGGCCTACGGCATAGTATCCTCGCCCTACGGGACCAGGGTCGGGATCAACAACTTCCTCGAAGGCTACCTGCCGGCGGAGAACATCAGGCTTAGGAAGGAGGCCATCAGGTTCAGGAAGCTGGCGGAGGCCACGGCCGAGGAGGTAACCGGAGGGGGGAGGAAGTGGAAGTACCTCGAATGGCTGGACCTCAAGGTCAAGCGCGGGGACTTCATCCTGGAAGCTGAAGCGGGGGAGATATGGAGTGGTGAGGTCATAGGTATTGTCGGCCCTAATGGTATCGGGAAGACGACGTTCATAATGACACTCGCAGGCAAGATAGAGCCTGTTGAGGGCGTCGTAGTGCTCGGAGGAGACTATCAGGTGAGCTACAAGCCCCAGTACGTGAGCCCAGAACTGTTCCCGGAGGATGCGACTGTGGGAGAACTATTGAGGGAGGCGAACCCGGAGGCGGCGGTGCCAGGCTCCTGGCTGTACATGGAGCTGGTCCAGAAGCTCAGGCTAAACAAGCTGTGGGATAGGGAGGCCAGGAAGCTGAGTGGCGGGGAGATGCAGAAGCTCGCCGTGGCACTGAGCCTGGCCAAGGAGGCCGACATCTACCTGCTCGACGAGCCGAGTGCGTACCTGGACGTCGAGGAGAGACTAGCGGTCGCTAGAGCGATCAGGAGGGTTACAGAGACTAGGGGTGCCGCAGCCTTCGTCGTAGAGCACGACATACTGATCATCGACTTCATAAGCGATAAGCTGATACCGGTGCTGGGCGAGCCCGGGTATAGGGGCCACGTCTACAAGCCCATGAACCTCCACAAGGGGATGAACCTCTTCCTGAAGGATCTAGGGGTGACTTTCAGGAGGGACCCAACAAGCGGGAGGCCCAGGGCCAACAAGCCCGGTAGCTTCCTCGACAGAATGCAGAAGTCCAAGGGAGAATACTACTATGGGGGCGCGTAG
- a CDS encoding fructose-1,6-bisphosphatase — protein sequence MAGEKVTVSVIKADIGSLAGHHKVHPDTMLAASRVLAEARKKGVIKSFYVTHVGDDLQLIMTHYKGVDSPEIHELAWNAFKEATKVAKELGLYAAGQDLLSDAFSGNVRGLGPGVAEMEFVERPAEPIVVFMADKTEPGAFNLPLFRMFADPFSTAGLVIDPRMHDGFIFEVLDVFEGRVVQLKAPEEMYDILALIGTPGRYVIKRIYRKSDGEIAAVVSSERLNLIAGKYVGKDDPVAIVRAQSGFPAVGEVLEPFSFPHLVAGWMRGSHHGPLMPVGLKDAKMTRFDGPPRVAALGFQVHNGELIGPADLFDDPAFDETRRLAQRIADYLRRHGPFMPHRLGPEEMEYTTLPQILKRLHDRFKPVEMGYKPMVKHSEELTGEEIHD from the coding sequence TTGGCCGGAGAAAAGGTTACTGTAAGCGTTATAAAAGCCGATATAGGGAGCCTAGCCGGACACCACAAGGTACACCCCGACACCATGCTCGCCGCCTCAAGGGTCCTAGCAGAGGCTAGGAAGAAGGGCGTGATAAAGAGCTTCTACGTAACCCACGTCGGAGACGATCTACAGCTGATAATGACCCACTACAAGGGAGTCGATAGCCCAGAGATCCACGAGCTCGCCTGGAACGCCTTCAAAGAGGCCACAAAGGTCGCCAAGGAGCTAGGCCTATATGCTGCCGGGCAGGATCTCCTCAGCGACGCGTTCAGCGGCAACGTGAGGGGGCTCGGGCCGGGAGTAGCCGAGATGGAGTTCGTGGAGAGGCCCGCCGAGCCAATAGTCGTGTTCATGGCCGACAAGACCGAGCCGGGGGCCTTCAACCTCCCGCTCTTCAGGATGTTCGCGGACCCATTCTCGACTGCAGGGCTAGTGATAGACCCCAGGATGCATGACGGCTTCATATTCGAGGTCCTAGACGTATTCGAGGGCAGGGTTGTCCAGTTGAAGGCTCCCGAGGAAATGTACGATATACTAGCCCTCATCGGGACCCCTGGGAGGTACGTTATAAAGAGGATCTATAGGAAGAGCGATGGAGAGATAGCCGCAGTAGTGAGCAGCGAGAGGCTGAACCTGATAGCAGGCAAGTACGTTGGAAAGGACGACCCGGTGGCGATAGTACGTGCACAGAGCGGGTTCCCGGCCGTTGGAGAAGTGCTAGAGCCCTTCAGCTTCCCACACCTGGTAGCCGGCTGGATGAGGGGTAGCCACCACGGCCCCCTCATGCCCGTTGGCTTGAAGGACGCCAAGATGACTAGGTTCGACGGCCCGCCTAGGGTCGCGGCCCTAGGCTTCCAGGTCCATAACGGCGAGTTAATCGGGCCTGCCGACCTCTTCGACGACCCGGCCTTCGACGAGACTAGGAGGCTAGCGCAGAGAATCGCCGACTACCTGAGGAGGCATGGACCCTTCATGCCCCACAGGCTTGGCCCCGAGGAGATGGAGTACACGACACTGCCGCAGATACTGAAGAGGCTACATGACAGGTTCAAGCCCGTGGAGATGGGTTACAAGCCCATGGTCAAGCATAGCGAGGAGCTTACCGGCGAGGAGATACACGACTAG
- the map gene encoding type II methionyl aminopeptidase produces MSSFSDEAVEKLVRAGEIAAKVRDSSAGLVRPGASAREVCEKVEGLIRDMGAVPAFPCNFSVNEVAAHYTPGIDDDVKLVGMEVVKVDIGVAVDGYIADTAVTVDLSGLYERLLEASKAALERVVAIMKPNVRIYDIGRTVESTIRSYGFKPIRNLTGHTIDRWRIHAGTQIPNYPDRTTFHRRLKPGTLVAVEPFATNGRGFVREGGITNIYSYTGRRGKYKLSNIEEEILQYIIDNYRTLPFTPRWLLQKFKPEEIKPAIKSLVAKGILYNYPILVEASKGMVSQFEHTFLILKDRVIVTTCPECNTQ; encoded by the coding sequence ATGTCAAGCTTCTCCGATGAGGCCGTTGAGAAGCTGGTTAGGGCTGGCGAGATAGCGGCCAAGGTCCGGGATAGTAGTGCTGGGCTCGTTAGACCCGGTGCCTCGGCCAGGGAGGTCTGCGAGAAGGTCGAGGGATTGATCAGGGATATGGGTGCTGTGCCAGCTTTCCCTTGTAATTTCAGTGTAAACGAGGTGGCGGCCCACTACACCCCGGGTATAGATGATGACGTGAAGCTGGTCGGCATGGAGGTGGTCAAGGTAGATATAGGAGTCGCGGTCGACGGGTACATTGCCGATACGGCGGTGACAGTCGACTTATCCGGCCTCTACGAGAGGCTCCTCGAAGCCTCCAAAGCCGCCCTGGAGAGGGTTGTAGCGATAATGAAGCCCAATGTCAGGATATATGATATAGGTAGGACTGTGGAGTCGACCATACGGAGCTACGGGTTCAAGCCGATAAGGAACTTGACGGGCCACACCATAGACAGGTGGAGGATACATGCCGGGACCCAGATACCCAACTACCCCGATAGGACAACGTTCCACAGGAGGCTCAAGCCTGGGACCCTCGTGGCTGTTGAACCCTTCGCAACTAACGGGAGGGGGTTCGTGAGGGAGGGTGGAATCACTAATATCTACTCCTATACTGGTAGAAGGGGGAAGTACAAGCTATCTAATATAGAGGAGGAGATACTCCAGTACATAATAGATAACTACCGCACGCTACCCTTCACCCCGAGATGGCTCCTCCAGAAGTTCAAGCCGGAGGAGATAAAGCCGGCTATAAAGAGCCTCGTCGCAAAGGGCATACTATACAATTACCCGATCCTGGTAGAGGCCAGCAAGGGGATGGTGTCACAGTTCGAGCACACATTCCTGATACTAAAGGACAGAGTCATAGTGACTACCTGCCCGGAGTGCAACACGCAGTAA
- a CDS encoding 4Fe-4S binding protein, with protein MESKELPAWNEIPSGGIVIEPGNSAERYTGDWRVFRPVLDQDKCIRCLLCWVYCPDSAFEIVEEPYTTSKGRKYTFSLKIDYYHCKGCGICVEECPVDAIDFVEEVK; from the coding sequence ATGGAGTCCAAGGAGTTGCCTGCATGGAACGAGATTCCTTCCGGCGGTATAGTTATCGAGCCGGGTAACTCTGCCGAGAGGTATACCGGTGACTGGCGTGTCTTCAGGCCTGTACTAGACCAGGACAAGTGCATTAGGTGTCTGCTCTGCTGGGTCTACTGCCCGGACTCCGCCTTCGAGATCGTAGAGGAGCCTTACACCACCAGTAAGGGCAGGAAGTATACCTTCAGCCTGAAGATAGACTACTACCATTGCAAGGGATGCGGTATATGCGTAGAGGAGTGCCCGGTTGACGCTATAGACTTCGTGGAGGAGGTGAAGTAG
- a CDS encoding pyruvate synthase subunit beta, protein MSSQVARKKRPFKLLTQIPKEELLAPGHGLCAGCTAGTIVRHLLKVAGRNTILVNATGCVEVSTTPYPYTSWRIPWLHLAFENASAAASGVEAAIKVLQRKGVIDPDEKINVVVLGGDGGTYDIGFQALSGMLERGHNVMYVLYDNEAYMNTGIQRSGSTPLYAWTTTTPAGRVWKGERRPKKPIADIVAAHRVPYVATANPAYPLDMLNKFKRGLEVEGPSFIHVLQPCPTGWRFDPRYGIKIARLATETGMWINWELDHGEFDVTVPVPRRKHVRHYLKMQGRFRHLTDKEIEDIQKWVDSEVERINKLVGRQVIGPVEE, encoded by the coding sequence ATGAGTAGCCAGGTTGCACGCAAGAAGAGGCCCTTCAAGCTACTAACCCAGATACCAAAGGAGGAGCTGCTAGCGCCGGGCCACGGTCTATGCGCCGGGTGCACTGCTGGCACTATAGTACGGCATCTACTGAAGGTCGCCGGGAGGAACACGATACTAGTAAACGCTACTGGCTGCGTCGAGGTATCAACCACGCCATATCCCTACACTAGCTGGAGGATACCCTGGCTCCACCTCGCCTTCGAGAACGCCTCAGCGGCGGCCAGCGGAGTCGAGGCTGCTATAAAAGTGTTGCAGAGGAAGGGCGTCATAGACCCCGACGAGAAGATCAATGTAGTGGTCCTGGGAGGCGATGGCGGGACCTACGATATAGGCTTCCAGGCCCTATCCGGCATGCTGGAGAGAGGCCATAATGTAATGTACGTGCTCTACGATAACGAGGCCTACATGAACACCGGTATCCAGAGAAGCGGTTCCACACCGCTATACGCGTGGACGACCACGACTCCGGCCGGTAGAGTGTGGAAGGGTGAGAGGAGGCCGAAGAAGCCTATAGCGGACATAGTAGCTGCCCACAGGGTACCATACGTCGCGACAGCGAACCCGGCTTACCCGCTAGACATGCTGAACAAGTTCAAGAGGGGCCTAGAAGTAGAGGGACCCTCCTTCATACACGTACTACAACCCTGCCCCACCGGGTGGAGGTTCGACCCACGCTACGGCATAAAGATAGCCAGGCTCGCCACCGAGACGGGAATGTGGATAAACTGGGAGCTCGACCACGGGGAGTTCGACGTCACCGTACCAGTGCCCAGGAGAAAGCACGTCCGCCACTACCTCAAGATGCAGGGCAGGTTCAGGCACCTCACCGACAAGGAAATCGAGGACATACAGAAGTGGGTCGACAGCGAGGTGGAGAGGATCAACAAGCTGGTTGGCCGGCAGGTAATAGGGCCCGTCGAGGAGTAG
- a CDS encoding metal-dependent hydrolase has protein sequence MAYLKYYGHSAFELYVDGKKILIDPYLSNPLSPVKASEIRDVDLVILTHGHGDHLGDAEVILRNNPKAKVVAIFELANHVGERIGDPSRAIGGNIGGPMLVDGLKIALVPATHSSPIGAPTGVVVTSSEGTVYHAGDTGVTMDMALVGEIYKPDIALLPIGGHFTMDPVEAAKAVELIKPKVAIPMHYKTFPVLYGTPEEFEKLVKDKSPDTKVVVLKPGEKYEFKF, from the coding sequence ATGGCGTATCTGAAATACTATGGACACTCCGCGTTCGAGCTATACGTAGATGGTAAGAAGATACTCATAGACCCCTACCTCTCCAACCCACTATCTCCCGTGAAGGCAAGCGAGATACGGGACGTCGACCTAGTCATACTAACCCATGGACATGGAGACCACCTGGGAGACGCCGAGGTAATCCTGAGGAACAATCCCAAGGCAAAGGTTGTAGCCATATTCGAGCTGGCCAACCACGTGGGCGAGAGGATAGGCGATCCCTCAAGGGCTATCGGGGGCAACATAGGCGGCCCCATGCTGGTCGACGGGCTAAAGATAGCGCTCGTCCCAGCAACCCACAGCAGCCCGATAGGAGCCCCCACAGGAGTCGTGGTAACCTCAAGCGAGGGAACAGTATACCACGCAGGGGACACCGGGGTCACCATGGATATGGCCCTTGTAGGAGAGATATACAAGCCCGACATCGCGCTACTCCCGATCGGAGGCCATTTCACCATGGACCCCGTCGAAGCCGCTAAAGCCGTGGAGCTGATAAAGCCGAAGGTAGCGATCCCCATGCACTACAAGACATTCCCCGTCCTCTACGGCACACCCGAGGAGTTCGAGAAGCTGGTCAAGGACAAGAGCCCCGATACTAAGGTCGTTGTTCTAAAGCCAGGCGAGAAGTACGAGTTCAAATTCTAG
- a CDS encoding pyruvate ferredoxin oxidoreductase subunit gamma, with amino-acid sequence MRFEIRWHGRGGQGAVTAAMVLANAAIYEGKYAQAFPEFGAERRGAPVRAYTRVADAPIRTRSPILTPDVVVVLDPSLPKELYLEGLKEGGVLLVNTKKSPEEFEESMGIGGKYRVYTVDATRIALEVLGLPIVNTAMVGALVKVLPIVSLESVERAILDTFPGRIGERNVAAIRAAYESVFESAIAR; translated from the coding sequence TTGAGGTTCGAGATACGTTGGCATGGACGCGGCGGTCAGGGAGCCGTCACCGCGGCCATGGTTCTGGCCAACGCAGCTATCTACGAGGGGAAGTATGCGCAGGCGTTCCCAGAGTTCGGTGCAGAGCGTAGGGGCGCCCCTGTAAGGGCCTATACGAGGGTTGCCGATGCCCCCATAAGGACTAGGTCGCCGATCCTCACCCCAGACGTGGTAGTCGTGCTTGACCCTAGCCTGCCGAAGGAGCTCTACCTGGAGGGTTTGAAGGAGGGTGGAGTGCTCCTAGTCAACACTAAGAAGTCGCCGGAGGAGTTCGAGGAGTCAATGGGGATAGGGGGCAAGTATAGGGTGTATACGGTCGACGCGACGAGGATTGCCCTGGAGGTGCTGGGCCTCCCGATAGTCAACACCGCCATGGTCGGTGCCCTGGTCAAGGTACTCCCAATAGTATCCCTGGAGAGCGTCGAGAGGGCGATCCTCGACACCTTCCCTGGAAGGATTGGTGAGAGGAACGTGGCGGCCATTAGGGCCGCCTATGAGTCCGTTTTCGAGAGCGCGATTGCGAGGTGA
- a CDS encoding DUF1512 domain-containing protein gives MEAASLADWISAISQLLFLLIFILLFLGVNQRFQVYVWSRDIKAKLVIINSMAEEARRKTLDFMNANKAKNPKKLLDRLSDFFVISPVDLEPTDIIRRLQHLLDVRRRRFKDVFKEAMPEADEYTRSRAETASEIASALNFIYKYVRHLLITGEKTKNWILIMQLQLIMPQILRIARMYRDALDDFLKGVPIGDSAGPMVALNLAGYDAAWKEIDEETVYSVADIEGRKTYIVKAKGPGSSVGKPGVATAKLIEELVSRGEKPSLIVTVDAALKLEGEETGSIADGVGAAIGDPGPEKISFERIAAKYDIPLRAVVIKMGLEEAIQAMKKEIANAVEDAVDRVKEIIKSETSEGETVVVIGVGNTIGVK, from the coding sequence GTGGAGGCTGCAAGCCTAGCGGACTGGATAAGCGCCATAAGCCAACTACTATTCCTACTCATATTCATACTACTATTCCTAGGCGTCAACCAGAGGTTCCAGGTATACGTATGGAGCAGGGACATAAAGGCCAAGCTAGTAATAATCAACTCCATGGCCGAAGAGGCTAGGAGGAAGACCCTCGACTTCATGAACGCCAACAAGGCCAAGAACCCGAAGAAGCTATTAGACAGGCTCAGCGACTTCTTCGTCATAAGCCCCGTCGACTTGGAGCCCACCGACATAATACGGAGACTCCAACACCTCCTAGACGTGAGGAGGAGAAGGTTCAAGGACGTCTTCAAAGAGGCGATGCCAGAGGCCGACGAGTACACTAGGAGCAGGGCCGAGACCGCCTCCGAGATCGCCTCCGCCCTAAACTTCATCTACAAGTACGTGCGGCACCTGCTCATAACCGGCGAGAAGACAAAGAACTGGATACTCATCATGCAGCTGCAACTCATAATGCCACAGATACTGAGGATAGCCAGGATGTATAGGGACGCGTTGGACGACTTCCTCAAAGGCGTCCCTATAGGAGACTCTGCCGGGCCGATGGTAGCGTTAAACCTGGCAGGCTACGACGCCGCCTGGAAGGAAATCGACGAGGAAACAGTATACAGCGTGGCCGACATCGAGGGCCGGAAGACGTATATCGTCAAGGCAAAAGGGCCAGGGTCAAGCGTGGGGAAGCCGGGGGTGGCAACGGCTAAACTAATAGAAGAGCTTGTGAGTAGAGGCGAGAAGCCCTCGCTCATCGTGACGGTCGACGCAGCCCTAAAACTAGAGGGAGAGGAGACGGGGTCCATAGCTGACGGGGTGGGCGCTGCGATCGGCGATCCAGGCCCCGAGAAGATTAGCTTCGAGAGGATAGCCGCCAAGTACGATATACCCTTGAGGGCTGTGGTCATCAAAATGGGCCTTGAGGAGGCGATCCAGGCCATGAAGAAGGAGATAGCGAACGCTGTGGAAGACGCCGTGGATAGAGTGAAGGAGATCATAAAGTCGGAGACTAGTGAAGGCGAGACCGTGGTAGTGATAGGGGTTGGTAACACTATAGGCGTCAAGTAG
- a CDS encoding ferredoxin oxidoreductase, whose protein sequence is MAVTLQRARVEWKRLPLSSNYAVAYAVKDLDVDVVAAYPITPQTTVVEKISEFIANGELDAEMIHVESEHSALSATIAASAAGARAFTATASQGLELMHEILHIASGLRLPVVMSIATRALSAPISIWNDYSDIMNARDTSWVTILASTAQEVYDSVVQAFRIAEDPEVMLPVMVGYDGYLMSHTYEPVLVPSDNKPILEYAPKNYNRIKLDPERPVTMGTLAGPEWYYEIKYQQVAAMKKALDKAREADEEFKAMFGRGYGLIETYMVDDADVVIVSYGGLHGTVTETIDILREKGVKVGAARIRLWRPFPVEDVKRALSNAKLVTVIDKAISYGARIAGPVALEIMSSYYHDEEKPMIMSVIAGIGQRRITEHTIKEIIDYSFKVLERGRAPGESLYWGVRGVSYE, encoded by the coding sequence GTGGCGGTTACGCTCCAGCGGGCTAGGGTTGAGTGGAAGCGTCTACCCCTCTCAAGTAACTACGCCGTGGCGTACGCCGTGAAGGATCTCGACGTCGACGTGGTAGCGGCGTATCCTATAACGCCCCAGACTACTGTGGTCGAGAAGATCTCAGAGTTCATAGCAAACGGTGAGCTCGACGCCGAGATGATCCACGTCGAGAGCGAGCACTCCGCGCTAAGCGCTACAATAGCCGCGTCTGCGGCGGGCGCGAGGGCCTTCACAGCTACAGCAAGCCAAGGGCTGGAGTTGATGCACGAGATACTGCATATAGCCAGCGGGCTAAGGCTACCCGTCGTCATGAGCATAGCGACGCGAGCGTTATCAGCCCCCATAAGCATATGGAACGACTACAGCGATATAATGAATGCACGCGATACTAGCTGGGTGACGATCCTGGCTTCAACCGCGCAAGAGGTGTATGATAGCGTCGTGCAGGCCTTCAGGATAGCCGAGGATCCAGAGGTGATGCTCCCGGTAATGGTTGGGTACGACGGGTACCTGATGAGCCACACCTACGAGCCAGTACTAGTACCCTCCGACAACAAGCCCATCCTAGAGTACGCGCCCAAGAACTACAACAGGATAAAGCTGGACCCGGAGCGGCCCGTGACCATGGGCACGCTAGCGGGCCCCGAGTGGTATTATGAGATCAAATACCAGCAGGTTGCTGCCATGAAGAAGGCCCTCGACAAGGCCAGGGAGGCCGACGAGGAATTCAAGGCGATGTTCGGGAGGGGCTATGGGCTCATAGAGACCTATATGGTTGACGACGCCGACGTGGTCATAGTCTCCTACGGCGGGTTACACGGTACGGTGACCGAGACGATAGACATCCTACGCGAGAAGGGCGTAAAGGTCGGCGCTGCGAGGATCAGGCTGTGGAGGCCCTTCCCCGTGGAGGACGTGAAGAGGGCCTTATCCAATGCGAAGCTAGTCACAGTTATAGACAAGGCGATATCCTATGGAGCCCGCATAGCCGGGCCCGTAGCCCTTGAGATAATGTCGAGCTACTACCACGACGAGGAGAAGCCCATGATAATGAGTGTAATAGCCGGAATAGGGCAGAGGCGGATAACAGAGCACACTATCAAGGAGATAATTGATTATTCTTTCAAGGTCCTTGAACGGGGCAGAGCCCCAGGCGAATCCCTGTATTGGGGAGTGAGGGGTGTAAGCTATGAGTAG